One bacterium DNA window includes the following coding sequences:
- a CDS encoding nicotinamidase, whose amino-acid sequence MPGKQDALIVVDMQNDFMPGGSLTVPEGNRIVPVINRMLDYFPWRILTRDWHPPDHVSFSSNPTFSDGSWPVHCVQNTPGADFHADLHQHKASLIVSKAMDAKRDAYSGFEQTELNSWLKQRDIQRVFITGVATDYCVKATALDAHANGFETVLIQNAIKGVDQPPGSVETALTVLVQSGIQLVLSGDILCS is encoded by the coding sequence ATGCCTGGAAAACAAGACGCCCTGATTGTAGTTGATATGCAAAATGATTTTATGCCCGGCGGTTCTTTGACAGTACCGGAAGGCAACCGCATTGTACCTGTGATCAACCGCATGCTCGATTATTTCCCTTGGCGTATTCTAACCCGCGACTGGCATCCGCCTGATCATGTCAGCTTTTCCAGCAACCCCACGTTTTCTGATGGCTCCTGGCCGGTGCATTGTGTGCAAAATACACCCGGTGCCGACTTCCATGCCGACTTGCACCAGCATAAGGCATCACTGATTGTCAGTAAAGCGATGGACGCCAAACGAGACGCATACTCCGGATTTGAACAAACCGAGCTTAACTCATGGCTCAAACAAAGAGATATCCAGCGCGTTTTCATCACAGGGGTCGCGACTGACTATTGCGTCAAAGCAACCGCCTTAGATGCTCACGCCAATGGATTTGAAACCGTGCTTATACAAAATGCGATCAAAGGCGTCGACCAGCCGCCGGGTTCTGTCGAAACCGCTCTCACCGTCTTGGTGCAGTCAGGAATACAGTTAGTTCTTTCAGGAGATATCCTATGTTCCTAA